The Eremothecium cymbalariae DBVPG#7215 chromosome 1, complete sequence DNA segment AAGCCTGCAAGATATTTCTCGATCGATCGTGTCTTCCGTAACGAAGCTGTCGATGCTACTCACTTGGCAGAATTCCATCAAGTTGAAGGTGTTTTGGCAGACTATAATATCACCTTGGGTGATTTAATCCAATTTATGGAAGACTTCTTTGCTAAAATGGGGGTCACAGGCTTACGTTTCAAGCCAACTTACAATCCATACACCGAGCCATCCATGGAAGTATACTCTTGGCATGAAGGATTGTCAAAATGGGTTGAAATTGGTAACTCAGGTATGTTTAGACCTGAAATGTTGGAAGCTATGGGCTTGCCCAAGGATTTGAGAGTTCTTGGATGGGGTCTATCTCTAGAACGCCCAACCATGATCAAATACGGTGTTAAGAACATTAGAGAGCTGTTAGGTCACAAAGTGGCTCTGGATTTCATCGCAAGTAATCCAGCTGCTAGAttggatgaagatttgTATGAATAAGCTACCAAGCACTAAGTAAgataaaaaagatgaacCATTTATTATTGTACTTCCATGTATCCTGAACAGAGAACAACTTAATACCTTGCCTTATTTTAAGCGtcatttttttgttttaattttattgataatCATTGGATTCATCATCAGTCCAAATCTCTAAAATATCATGTAGCCTAGACTTTCGCTACAAATAAACATAACTAAACATTCCTATAAACATTAGTATTATTACAAATAGATGAGTATGCACGCACATACACATGCAAAGAAAGTCCTGATAAGAAACCTAGTGGTGTTTAATGTATAACTAATGTTAGGTGTTAATCACTTGTGACCAATAACATGATTTACATGtacatttttgtttttgatctCCATCAATTTCTTGGTGTATATTGAAGGAGTGTAAAAGGGATTGGATTTCCTCCTTACGAGTGGCTTTCTCTTTACAACTTTACCTGTACGATGCTTGTCCAATTCTAACTGGCTGATGGTAAGTGCGGAATCAAAAGGTATTAAAATGTTGGTTGAATCATACCCAATCAAATACCCCCCATCATTATATTCCTCTTGTCCAGTAAGCTCACTTGGCACACCAATGCAGTAATTAGGAATTTCAAAGTCCAAAGGGTTGTCAAGCATTGGACTAGCTCTTTCCTCCGACCTATAATGTTCCATTATCATAGTTTCAGTAGACTCCCTCATTACAGCATCGCCCGAGTGACACATAGAATCGAAACCAATCACATCAGTTATGATAGGAGGACTTCTATGCAGTTCCTCTTTGTAAGAATGTGAATCACTGAAATCTATATGCGGAAAACTAAATAGATTTCCTTCATCAACTGCAGAATTCATACCAGCACTGGGAAAGATAACTGTTTCCGGTCCTGAGAGCTGGGATAAGAGAATGGCAACAATTTGCAAAACCTTTATATACATCTAAAAGTCTTCTCTAATCAAGGGGAACCCATCGtcaattatatataatcaCGCAGCAGCGTGCCCTAATTTTACACCAAGAACAGTATAGAACAACAAAAGCAAATGATCACTACTAAAAAAGTGTCTAAACAGTATTTTTCAGCACAATGAAGAAATACTAATCGTCAACTTTAGTCTTAAATTGCgaacatcatcatccagTGATAACCCCTCCTCCCCATTGACTGTCCATATAGAGAAACCTCCTTCACTAGATAATTAATATGGATGAAATAATAACAGCCATTTTCTCTTAAATGGTGTAGATCCCAATATTGTCACATTATgtcatatatttatttctCTACGTCGAAGTCTCAGGCGACGCGAAAACGCGACTGACCAAAAACGAATCAATATTTTACTACATTGCGACAGACGAAAAGACGGCAAAGAATATACGCAAATATTTTAGTCTAGATATGAATGGGTCAACAATAATCAATAATCGACTACATACTTCTATAATAGGTTCTTTATCCAAGAATAGCTAAATTAAAGTTCATTCTGTCCTTTGCGTCGCATTCTATATACTTCACCCTCGCCGTTCCTCCAGTCTTGATAAATGGTCTCAGATGTATCGACATCTCCATATCTGCTTGTTGTCACATTAAGAATACCACCCATATTTGCTCTTTTAAGAATCAGCAAGTGTTGAAGCAAACTGTCCTCAGGAGTGGTTAATGGTCTTGAAATTTGGCCCATTTCCATGTGTTGCCTTCTTTGAAACTTCCACAACTTGCTTACAGTTTGTGGATCCAATGACTGGCGTGATTTAGCAGAAAGAGCGGTTCCGCTTTGTTTTAACATGGTACTATTTAAAGGTGTATGAGTATTTGTTGGGTCAAATTCATCTGGATGATATACTTCTTGATAGTATTTGGACATGGTAAAGGGTTCTAAACGAATTTGCTTCTCCAATTCAGTAGCATACTTCATTGTTAAAGGCCGCCCAAATTCTCCAAGACTCTCAGGATATTGGCTTGCGTATTGTAAGTTATTCCGATCTTTTCTTTGGAAGCTGGGTAAGCTGATCGTCGAATCTACAACGCACATCTCTTCGTCGTGGGTTCGACGCTTCATTGGACGAATCATTTCTCGATTAGAGTACGGTCCTCCACTATTATCTTCTCCTTCATAAGCACAATCGTTATCTTCGTTATAGTCTTGCTcagattcttcatcatcttcttcttcatcgtcatcatcgtcttcgccgtcatcatcgtcatcatcgtcataaTCCTCTTCACAACCATTATCTTCAGATTGTCGTTCGGCGCTAGTCCTATGACTATGATCTAATTTTATAGGATTTGATTTTGCTATAATGACTTTCCGTTGACCGTCTTTCattatttcaatttcatcctTCGCATCGGTATATTCGGTCATATCGCTCTGACTTCCTTCTTCGTATCGGTCTCCTTTATCTGTTAACAATGGAACAAATAATTCCCTTGTAGGTGACAATATAGGACCTTTGGGAGACATGTGTACTTTTGGAGACATATGGACCCCAAAGTCATATGTTTCAGCCCCAAGATAAAGGGCTTGTAAGTCTAAGGGTAAATCTAAATCAGAATGTGGTCTCAAATCCGGTGATAAATGCCGATTTAAATCAACTTTTGCCTGTAACATGATTGTCAGCATAGTATCAGAATCTCTTAATaactgttttctttttgaacCTTCAGGTTCTTTGGTCTGCCCAGATGTCTCTTTCAGCTGTTCGCCTGTGCTTTCCTTAACTacgtttttctttttactTTGCTTAATGGTTCTGTCTTTCTTGTCCTTCGACCTTTCCCTTCTGTCACTTCCATTCTTAGATTCTCTTCCTCCTTCtactttcttcttcttcactGGTCTTTTAGGCGGCGGTTTTAATGACATCCTAGAAGAGTCCCATGAAAAGGGTTGCAGAGTTCCTGAtgaattgttgttgaaatgATTTTGAGGGCCGAATAGAAACGATTTATCCTGCTTATTGAAGATGTCGCGGTCTGTTGAGAACTTTGTCATAGCTAGATACTGAGTATAGACaccaaacaaaaagttcaagctagAAGATCTTAGTCCAAACCTATCTGCAATAAGTATAGGTTGGTACAATAATATGTTTGCTGGAAATTCAATCCTATAATAAAAACAGTAAGCCTCAAAATTTAGGTTTAAGCGCTGTGGTGATGTTGATGGAACGTATTTTTCTAATTTAtgcttctttcttttggcCAATCTTACTACATTATTAAAGTTAATCATTGACAATAATGCAGGATTTTTACTGCCTTCTTCACTATAATTATCATTCACAAAGTCTTTTAAAATACCGCCTGCTTGATGGGAAGAAATATTCACTAACTcaaaaaccaaatcttTAAACACACTCATAGGGCCACTTTCACCTAATAGTTTATCGTAGTCGCTTTGTTGGAACACAATTGATAGTATATGAACGGCAATCCTGGGGATTACACGATACCAAACTTCCAACGCCATCTCGTTGGTGCTTTTTTGCGTTGACGGTACTAGTCGTATTAATTTTCCTATTTTATCGCTCCCAAGTTGTTGTAAGAATTTGTTAAGTTTAGAACTTGGATCCTTAAAAAGCTCACGTACACGTTCAAGGTTTTGCCAATACTTCAATTCCGCCTGGTTAGTCTTGTAAGTTATTccaaacaaatatttataaGAATCATTAGCCAAATAATATGAACTTGTGGATATCATTCGGACTTCAGCGTCACAAAGCATTGCTAAAACAGTTGGTTTATTCTTGTTTGGATCATCTGATGAGAATTGCGAAACCACGAAATGGTCTAGTTCCACTGCAAAATTGGAATCAACAATAATTATAGTTTTCTGGTGACAAAATTTGAAGACTAAATCACAGGTGTTTTGAAGTTCCTTCATTGATATAGCGGATATCACAATTATGTCAAATTTCTTAGTAGTTGATATGTTTTTAAGACTGCTGGTAGATTCACTAGGTCTGTAAATATTAGAGCCATATCTACTCGATTTCCACGAGATTGTCCCTCTGCCTTTTTTTGGAACATTATGAGATGCAAGTACCACACTAGTTTTCATGAGATTAAGCCTCCAGGATAAAATTTGTATTGTTGGAGTATCACCAGCTTTATCTTATTGTTAGAATAACTTTTTGATATACCTAAATGTACCAATATAAGGCATTACCATATACATACCTAGAAGACAGCTTAGTTGCTTGTCATTGCATTCAACAGCCACCATAGCTTTTATTATTTAGATATTTTGAGTTAAtgttttttgaactttggTTTTGCAGAATTGTCTCTCTCAAGATCCTGGTCTCATAAGTATATGTTCTGTCACTCGTAGAGCTCGTCACAAAACTGTGTCATTAATTGGTTAGTAGTGACACAGGCTTTTGATACGCTGGCGCGTCGCTATAGTATGTGACAAAAATCAAGAGTTTTAATACATAAAGAATACGTAAAAGAATgcaaagaagcagcaaaAAATTAGAATGTTTTAGTTAAGATTTCGAAGCCAATAGCACAAATATGAGGTGAAGACAGcaatgattttgatgatttagGTATTTTTTATGTGTACATATTCGTTATGACGTTACCTAGCCCGTTTTTTTCAATCTGGCGGTCCTGGGATTAGAGCCAGACGATAATTCCTTTGACAATAGCATATCTCTTAACCTGAACGGAACACCATTGTAATACCAGCTGAGACCCTTGCCTCGTTTTTTGATATGAGACTCTAAGATTTCAAAACATTGATTTAGCTCAAGTCCATCTTCTAATCCTTCTTCGATTGATCGCCaaatcttctttcttctgtttATCTGACGAGAAAAGTTCTTATCCGTATTACGCCAAGATGATCCGTATTTCCTTTCTAACTCTCTGATGGTCGTTTTCCGCTGACCTATTAGGTCTAGATCCAATGCACCGTTATCTCGTAATTGTAAAGTAAAGGATAAATGGTCTTTCAAAGCCCATTCATTAGGCAATTTCGTATATTCATCCCAAAGCTGCGATATCAAAGAAGGTGATTTGATTAGTACAACGCCAAAATTAGGCATTTTACTACAT contains these protein-coding regions:
- a CDS encoding uncharacterized protein (no homolog in Ashyba gossypii), translating into MYIKVLQIVAILLSQLSGPETVIFPSAGMNSAVDEGNLFSFPHIDFSDSHSYKEELHRSPPIITDVIGFDSMCHSGDAVMRESTETMIMEHYRSEERASPMLDNPLDFEIPNYCIGVPSELTGQEEYNDGGYLIGYDSTNILIPFDSALTISQLELDKHRTGKVVKRKPLVRRKSNPFYTPSIYTKKLMEIKNKNVHVNHVIGHK
- the OSW2 gene encoding Osw2p (similar to Ashbya gossypii AFR517C 1-intron); the encoded protein is MVAVECNDKQLSCLLAGDTPTIQILSWRLNLMKTSVVLASHNVPKKGRGTISWKSSRYGSNIYRPSESTSSLKNISTTKKFDIIVISAISMKELQNTCDLVFKFCHQKTIIIVDSNFAVELDHFVVSQFSSDDPNKNKPTVLAMLCDAEVRMISTSSYYLANDSYKYLFGITYKTNQAELKYWQNLERVRELFKDPSSKLNKFLQQLGSDKIGKLIRLVPSTQKSTNEMALEVWYRVIPRIAVHILSIVFQQSDYDKLLGESGPMSVFKDLVFELVNISSHQAGGILKDFVNDNYSEEGSKNPALLSMINFNNVVRLAKRKKHKLEKYVPSTSPQRLNLNFEAYCFYYRIEFPANILLYQPILIADRFGLRSSSLNFLFGVYTQYLAMTKFSTDRDIFNKQDKSFLFGPQNHFNNNSSGTLQPFSWDSSRMSLKPPPKRPVKKKKVEGGRESKNGSDRRERSKDKKDRTIKQSKKKNVVKESTGEQLKETSGQTKEPEGSKRKQLLRDSDTMLTIMLQAKVDLNRHLSPDLRPHSDLDLPLDLQALYLGAETYDFGVHMSPKVHMSPKGPILSPTRELFVPLLTDKGDRYEEGSQSDMTEYTDAKDEIEIMKDGQRKVIIAKSNPIKLDHSHRTSAERQSEDNGCEEDYDDDDDDDGEDDDDDEEEDDEESEQDYNEDNDCAYEGEDNSGGPYSNREMIRPMKRRTHDEEMCVVDSTISLPSFQRKDRNNLQYASQYPESLGEFGRPLTMKYATELEKQIRLEPFTMSKYYQEVYHPDEFDPTNTHTPLNSTMLKQSGTALSAKSRQSLDPQTVSKLWKFQRRQHMEMGQISRPLTTPEDSLLQHLLILKRANMGGILNVTTSRYGDVDTSETIYQDWRNGEGEVYRMRRKGQNEL